The sequence below is a genomic window from Cedecea neteri.
CCAAAAGGCTGCCAATGATGTTAGAAAACATCAGGTCGCTCATGTCGGTGGTCGGGTAGCTCAGGAAGTTGGCCATCACGCTTAAACAGACCACGCCCATGGAGCCAAACAGAAAGAGCGGCCCCCGGCTCATCAGGTAGAAGCGCGTCATGTACATCAGGAACACAATCAGCGTCATCGGCAGCGGGTAATTCGCCAGCACCGCAAACAGCAGCGTCATTTCCACGCAGTTCAGCAGCGCGTTGGCGATCATCTGCCGGGCAATATGGCCGTTAAAAATGGGCACCAGCCCGGTGAGCATGATGGGGTAAACCACGTAGAACACCCCGTACTGTGTGTTAACCCAGCTGTAGACAAACATCCCCACACAGCCCGCCATCACGATTCGCAGCATATGGCGGAAATCATTGCCGCTGAACGGCGTCGGCGCGTTGCGCTTCAGCGGGCCAAGAATAAATTTAATAAACATAATGCAGGTAGCTCACCAGCCTGATTTGCATCCCGCCGATAAACGAAGCGAAAGCGGAAGGCGAATTGTAGAGCTGCACCGTGGCCCGTGCCCCCGCTGGCAGATCTGGCGTTTTCCCGTCTTCAAGCAGCAAATGAATGCGCATGCGCTGCGCGTCCCTCACCCAGCGGTTTGAGGTCTCCGGGGCGGAAAGCTGCCCGTTGATGGCCTGCTGCCCCTGCAACACGCCCGCATCTTTGCTGGTGACGCGGGCTTTGAAAACCTGCCCCGGCAGCCCGTCGAATACGATATCGGCCGTTGTCTCTGGCCGAGTTTTGCTCAGGCTTTTTTCCCGGAAGTCGGCCACGATATCGAGCTTGTCGTTGACCAGCGCCAGCGCGGGAGTACCGGCCCCGGCATACCAGCCCTCTTTTAGCTGCAAGTTACTGATAACGCCGTCGCTACTGGCAACCACGCGGGTGTAATCCAGATTGAGTTGCGCGTCGTTCAGCAGGTTGCGGTATTTTTGCAGCGTGACGTTTTGATCCCCGCGTTCACCCCGCGAAATCACCAACTGCGCCAGCGCAGCCTGGAGGTTGTTGACGTTTTGCACCGAGCTTTGCCAGCGTGTAAAAGCCGCATCCAGATCCTGTTTAGAAATCAGGTTGCCGCTGCTCAGCCCGTTAAAGCGGTGATAGCTGCGCCCGGCGTTGTCGGCATCCAGTTGGGCAGCTTTAATTTTTGCCCGCGCGGCGCTGATTTGGGCGTCAATTTGTTGGTTGTCGAGCATCGCCTGCTGATAGGCAATTTCCGCACGCTCGAGCTGATTCTGGTAAGGCTTATTGTCTATCTCGAACAGCACATCCCCTTTTTTCACCACGCTGTTATTGCTGACGTAGATATGCGTCACGTAGCCCGAAACGCGGGATGAAACCGGGGTCACCACGCGCATCACGGTAGAGTCCGGGGTTTGTGGTACCCAGATGTCGGCGGCCAGAAAATAGCAAAACATCGCGGCAAACAGCGCCAGCGTGACTTTTACCCAGCGGGTAAATCGTTGTTCAGGGGTCATAACTACTCGCTAAATGAGAAATACGCCGGGAAGCCCGGCGTGAAAGAACTACCGAATTTTGATCATGTTGGCGGCCAGCAGGTTTACCGTCTGGCTGAATTGCTCTATTTGCTCCGCCGGAATGCCTTGTGCGACCTGGGCCTGGCAGTGCTCCACCGTTTCACTTACCGCCTTAATCGCTTTCTGGCCCGCAGTCGTCAGCGAAATAAATTTCACCCGCCTGTCTTTTTCATCCGGCGTGCGGGTGACGTAGCCCTCTTTTTCCAGCTGGGCCAGCGTGCGCGTCAGAGGCGGCAGGTCGATACCCTGCGCCCGGGCCAGATCCGTGACGGTGATTTTCTCCCCCGCTACACTGAGCTGCATCAGCGTCGTCCAGCTGCTTTGCGTCAGCCCGGTAAACGCCACGGCATCATCCACGATGCCGCGCCACAGGCGCACCAGCATCGCCAGGCGCATCCCCAGCGGGCGGTCGGGAAAATCGACAATGTCGTACTTATCGTCATGCATTGGGTAGTTCCCATATTAATAGTCACAAGGATAATTATCATGATAAGTATTTATCTGGTGAATACAACTGACAATAACCAGGGGTAATTACTGAGGAAGAGGCAAAGACAAAAGCGCCCGCAGGCGCTTTACAAAAGAGGAGAAACGTTAGCTCAGGCGGGCAGCAATATCCGCTACGCGAGCACCGTATTTCACCGCGGTGTCCAGGTCGCCCTGGGCAATTTGCTCAGCGCCTGCGTCAGCCGGAGACTGCACCAGCAGCCCGACTGAGCCACCCAGGTTGTTCGCGTCTTCGCGGGTCGCCGCCAGAGTATTAGACGGTAACTGGCCGAGGCTCACCCAAATGCCGCCGTGCTGAGAAGCCAGGGTTTGCATCCACTGCAGGCTAACCTGCTTGTCGCCGTTCAGGCTGGCGCTGTTGGTGAAGCCACCGAATACTTTGTCCTGCCAGCCACGGGTGAACCACACTTTGGAGGAGGCATCGGCAAACTTCTTGAACTGCCACGGCACGTTGCCCATGTAGGTCGGCGCCCCAAAGATAATGCCTTTGGCGTCATTC
It includes:
- a CDS encoding HlyD family secretion protein, with product MTPEQRFTRWVKVTLALFAAMFCYFLAADIWVPQTPDSTVMRVVTPVSSRVSGYVTHIYVSNNSVVKKGDVLFEIDNKPYQNQLERAEIAYQQAMLDNQQIDAQISAARAKIKAAQLDADNAGRSYHRFNGLSSGNLISKQDLDAAFTRWQSSVQNVNNLQAALAQLVISRGERGDQNVTLQKYRNLLNDAQLNLDYTRVVASSDGVISNLQLKEGWYAGAGTPALALVNDKLDIVADFREKSLSKTRPETTADIVFDGLPGQVFKARVTSKDAGVLQGQQAINGQLSAPETSNRWVRDAQRMRIHLLLEDGKTPDLPAGARATVQLYNSPSAFASFIGGMQIRLVSYLHYVY
- a CDS encoding MarR family winged helix-turn-helix transcriptional regulator; amino-acid sequence: MHDDKYDIVDFPDRPLGMRLAMLVRLWRGIVDDAVAFTGLTQSSWTTLMQLSVAGEKITVTDLARAQGIDLPPLTRTLAQLEKEGYVTRTPDEKDRRVKFISLTTAGQKAIKAVSETVEHCQAQVAQGIPAEQIEQFSQTVNLLAANMIKIR
- a CDS encoding flavodoxin family protein; translated protein: MAKIAVIYFSGYGHTKRVAEHVAQGANADLIAVDSNGDIQEADWQKLNDAKGIIFGAPTYMGNVPWQFKKFADASSKVWFTRGWQDKVFGGFTNSASLNGDKQVSLQWMQTLASQHGGIWVSLGQLPSNTLAATREDANNLGGSVGLLVQSPADAGAEQIAQGDLDTAVKYGARVADIAARLS